In one window of Cellulophaga sp. HaHa_2_95 DNA:
- a CDS encoding arylsulfotransferase family protein produces the protein MKQQQNFTPLLKVSLLALFLAFTACSSDDTNSSADASEEETTDESTIDTNSYILVADTNSQGAYIINHDGDQLFSWKFDRDLGNDVNLLDDGSLVVCLKADNAGITLGGYGGIMRKINVDQSIDWEVSYSSGDDYMAHHDVEYLSNGNIIFPVWEKVTADEAAELGFSENFDIFPEAIIEMNPLTEEIVWEWHVTDHVIQNHDASKENFGVVVEHPNKVDINYNSSQTNGDLMHFNGLTLDETNDVLYITVNNYSEVWVLDHSTTTEEASTSTGGNYDLGGDLVYRYGNPLAYDNVGEVTLNNVHYPNLLTTGNMIVFANDIYDNQSEVVEYKLNPPYELNAGEDNEPEVVWSFTDPELYTAGLGSGVRMSNGNTLIAEGRDGTLWEVSASGEVLWQNTDYNTTWRAYAFTVDAPAILALGL, from the coding sequence ATGAAACAGCAACAAAATTTTACACCGCTTTTAAAAGTAAGCTTATTAGCGCTATTTTTAGCTTTTACCGCATGTAGTTCTGACGACACCAATTCCTCTGCAGATGCAAGTGAAGAAGAAACAACAGATGAAAGCACGATTGACACCAATTCTTATATCCTAGTGGCAGACACCAATAGTCAAGGTGCCTATATCATAAACCATGATGGAGATCAATTATTTAGCTGGAAATTTGACAGAGATCTAGGTAATGACGTGAACTTATTAGACGACGGTAGTTTAGTTGTTTGCCTAAAAGCAGACAATGCAGGAATAACGCTGGGTGGTTATGGTGGCATCATGAGAAAAATAAACGTCGATCAATCTATTGACTGGGAAGTTTCCTATAGTTCTGGTGATGATTACATGGCGCATCACGATGTGGAATACTTATCAAATGGAAATATTATTTTTCCAGTCTGGGAAAAAGTAACAGCTGATGAAGCTGCGGAACTAGGTTTTTCTGAGAATTTTGATATTTTCCCCGAAGCTATTATAGAAATGAACCCGCTTACCGAAGAGATTGTTTGGGAATGGCATGTTACAGATCATGTGATTCAAAACCACGATGCTTCAAAAGAAAATTTTGGCGTTGTAGTAGAACATCCAAATAAAGTAGATATCAATTACAACAGTTCTCAAACCAATGGAGATTTGATGCATTTTAATGGGTTAACTTTAGATGAAACGAATGATGTTCTTTACATAACCGTAAATAACTATAGTGAAGTTTGGGTGCTAGACCACAGCACAACTACGGAAGAAGCGAGTACAAGTACGGGTGGAAATTATGATCTAGGCGGAGATTTAGTATACCGGTACGGAAATCCGCTTGCTTATGACAATGTTGGCGAGGTTACCTTGAACAATGTACATTACCCAAATTTACTGACTACTGGAAATATGATTGTCTTTGCCAATGATATTTACGACAACCAGTCTGAAGTTGTTGAATACAAATTAAACCCACCATACGAACTTAATGCAGGAGAAGACAATGAACCAGAAGTAGTATGGAGTTTTACGGATCCTGAATTATACACTGCAGGCTTGGGTAGTGGGGTCCGGATGAGCAATGGAAATACCCTAATCGCCGAAGGCAGAGATGGTACCCTATGGGAAGTAAGTGCTAGCGGCGAGGTTCTATGGCAAAATACAGATTACAATACCACCTGGAGAGCATATGCTTTTACAGTCGATGCTCCGGCGATACTAGCCTTAGGTTTATAA
- a CDS encoding PLP-dependent aspartate aminotransferase family protein, giving the protein MKNKFETEAIRTQTERSQFLEHSTPMYVTSSFVFEDAEDMRASFSEEKERNIYSRYSNPNTNEFIEKVCKMEGAEAGFAFASGMAAVFSTFASLLDSGDHVVSARNIFGSTHSLFMNFLPKWNISSDYFEIDDLEGIDKLIKPTTKFIYAESPTNPGVDVLDLEKLGKIAKKHKVLLIIDNCFATPYLQQPIKFGADLVIHSGTKLMDGQGRVLAGITVGSAELIDKVYRFSRITGPALSPFNAWVISKSLETLAVRVDRHCENALKLATFLEDHPKVNWVKYPFLKSHPMYEVAKKQMKAGGTIVAFEVNGGIEAGRKFFDGIKLLSLSANLGDSRSIVTHPASTTHSKLTTQEREAVNITDGTVRVSVGLEHIDDIISDIKQALES; this is encoded by the coding sequence ATGAAAAACAAATTTGAAACAGAAGCGATAAGAACACAAACAGAACGCTCACAATTTCTGGAACATTCTACGCCCATGTATGTAACTTCAAGCTTTGTATTTGAAGATGCTGAAGATATGCGCGCTTCTTTTAGTGAAGAGAAAGAACGTAATATCTATTCTAGGTATTCTAACCCAAATACGAATGAATTTATAGAAAAGGTTTGTAAAATGGAAGGTGCCGAAGCTGGCTTCGCTTTTGCATCTGGTATGGCTGCGGTGTTTTCTACTTTCGCATCGCTTTTAGATAGTGGAGATCATGTGGTTTCTGCACGGAATATTTTTGGTTCTACGCATAGTTTATTTATGAACTTTTTACCCAAATGGAACATTAGCTCAGATTATTTCGAAATTGATGATTTAGAGGGTATTGATAAATTGATTAAACCAACAACAAAATTTATCTATGCAGAATCTCCTACCAATCCGGGAGTAGATGTATTAGACCTAGAAAAGTTGGGTAAAATTGCAAAAAAACATAAGGTACTTTTAATTATCGATAACTGTTTTGCAACGCCTTACTTACAACAACCTATTAAATTTGGTGCTGATTTGGTAATTCATTCAGGGACAAAATTAATGGATGGTCAAGGACGTGTTTTGGCAGGAATTACCGTAGGAAGTGCAGAATTAATTGATAAGGTCTATCGATTTTCGCGCATTACGGGTCCTGCGCTTTCTCCTTTTAACGCTTGGGTAATTTCTAAAAGTTTAGAAACTTTAGCGGTTCGGGTAGATCGTCATTGTGAGAATGCTTTAAAGTTAGCCACGTTTCTCGAAGATCACCCGAAAGTAAATTGGGTGAAATATCCATTTTTAAAATCGCACCCTATGTATGAGGTGGCTAAAAAGCAGATGAAAGCTGGGGGTACTATTGTTGCTTTTGAAGTGAATGGAGGAATAGAAGCTGGACGAAAGTTTTTTGATGGGATAAAATTATTATCGCTCTCTGCAAACTTGGGAGATTCTAGAAGTATTGTGACCCATCCTGCATCTACAACCCACAGCAAGCTAACAACACAAGAACGTGAAGCTGTAAATATTACGGATGGAACCGTTCGGGTATCTGTTGGTTTGGAACATATAGATGATATTATTTCCGATATAAAACAAGCCTTAGAATCGTAG